Proteins from a genomic interval of Desulfovibrio piger:
- a CDS encoding NAD(P)/FAD-dependent oxidoreductase, whose amino-acid sequence MKKKLSFDLLIIGGGPAGMTAAIYAARANLKTILLESNITGGLVNSTYTVENFPGRPGIHGMELMETMRAHVDSLNIPVEEVCEIEHLVLDGMEKRAETADAVYTAKAVILATGRHPIALETPTEAGDVHFCAICDGAPYAGKHVLVVGGGNSAFDEGLYLLGLGVKHITLVECTDRFYAAQATQEALLGSGKVTALTEARVDDLIVRDGHLTGALLDHKGEQLTVDVEGIFVFLGQRPNNALFAGQVDLTEDGYIDAGIDMSTSLPGVFSAGDINHKPFRQITTAMADGTIAALSAEKYVRTQS is encoded by the coding sequence GTGAAAAAAAAACTTTCTTTCGATCTGCTGATCATCGGCGGTGGTCCGGCAGGCATGACAGCCGCCATTTATGCCGCACGAGCCAATCTCAAGACCATACTGCTGGAAAGCAACATTACAGGTGGCCTGGTCAACTCCACATATACGGTAGAGAATTTTCCCGGGCGCCCCGGCATCCACGGCATGGAACTGATGGAGACCATGCGCGCCCATGTGGACAGCCTGAATATACCTGTCGAAGAAGTCTGCGAAATAGAGCATCTGGTACTGGACGGGATGGAAAAACGTGCGGAAACAGCGGATGCCGTGTACACGGCAAAGGCTGTCATCCTGGCCACGGGGCGTCATCCCATCGCCCTGGAAACACCTACAGAGGCCGGTGATGTACATTTTTGTGCGATCTGTGACGGCGCGCCCTATGCAGGCAAACACGTCCTCGTTGTGGGCGGGGGCAACAGCGCCTTTGATGAGGGCCTGTACCTCCTGGGCCTTGGTGTGAAGCACATCACCCTCGTGGAATGCACGGATCGCTTCTATGCCGCTCAAGCCACTCAGGAAGCCCTGCTGGGCAGCGGCAAAGTGACAGCGCTTACAGAGGCACGCGTGGATGACCTTATCGTCCGCGACGGACATCTGACGGGAGCGCTGCTGGATCACAAGGGCGAACAGCTCACTGTGGATGTGGAAGGCATTTTTGTTTTTCTCGGGCAACGCCCCAACAATGCCCTCTTTGCCGGCCAGGTGGACCTGACGGAGGACGGCTATATCGATGCCGGCATCGATATGTCCACCAGCCTGCCCGGTGTGTTCAGCGCAGGCGATATCAACCACAAGCCGTTCCGGCAAATAACGACAGCCATGGCAGATGGAACCATTGCAGCTCTGTCTGCGGAAAAATACGTTCGTACGCAGTCCTGA
- a CDS encoding ATP-binding protein, whose translation MREIVVISGKGGTGKTTVCASFAHLAESKVICDLDVDAPDLHILLQPEVKERTPFISGHSARIRQEDCIRCGQCADLCRFEAVRPHDGGFLIDDHCEGCGVCVKLCPQQAIDFPDNHCGDWYVSDSRFGLMVHAQLFPGQENSGRLVSLLKAQARERARALGLETILCDGSPGVGCPVISSLSGASLAVGVVEPTPSGRHDFSRVADLCRHFRIPLAIIINKADLNVNEADAIAAECAEHGHTLLGRLPFDPVVTRAMVQRRALTEFNNPLGNSLKDMWSALQDMRTGR comes from the coding sequence ATGCGTGAGATCGTCGTCATCAGCGGCAAGGGCGGGACGGGCAAGACCACGGTCTGTGCCTCCTTTGCCCATCTGGCCGAAAGCAAGGTCATCTGTGACCTGGATGTGGATGCGCCCGACCTGCACATCCTGCTGCAGCCGGAGGTCAAGGAACGCACGCCGTTCATCTCGGGACACAGCGCCCGGATCCGTCAGGAGGACTGCATCCGTTGCGGCCAGTGTGCCGATTTGTGTCGTTTCGAAGCGGTACGTCCGCATGACGGGGGCTTCCTCATTGATGACCATTGCGAAGGCTGCGGCGTCTGCGTGAAGCTCTGTCCGCAGCAGGCCATCGATTTTCCCGACAATCATTGTGGTGACTGGTATGTGAGCGACAGCCGCTTCGGGCTGATGGTCCATGCCCAGCTCTTCCCCGGGCAGGAGAACTCCGGACGTCTGGTGAGCCTGCTCAAGGCCCAGGCCAGGGAGCGTGCCAGAGCGCTGGGGCTGGAGACCATCCTGTGCGACGGTTCGCCGGGCGTGGGCTGTCCCGTCATCAGCTCCCTGTCGGGGGCCAGTCTGGCCGTGGGCGTCGTGGAGCCCACGCCGTCAGGCCGCCACGATTTCAGCCGCGTGGCCGATCTGTGCCGGCATTTCCGCATCCCGCTGGCCATCATCATCAACAAGGCTGATCTCAATGTGAACGAGGCCGATGCCATCGCCGCGGAATGCGCCGAACACGGCCATACCCTGCTGGGGCGGCTGCCCTTCGATCCGGTGGTGACCCGGGCCATGGTGCAGCGTCGCGCCCTGACGGAATTCAACAATCCTCTTGGCAACAGCCTGAAGGACATGTGGTCGGCCCTTCAGGATATGCGCACCGGCCGCTAG
- a CDS encoding lysozyme inhibitor LprI family protein, whose translation MSTKRFLPALLAALLLAAPAMAAEHAPGFEACIKKNPKSSDQKQCLDMERDYWQKKLDTRYQAMQGICKKFSGPEAEKRSTACLEALEESQHSWLAYKASMRPVAENYPNSQSAMENLAWFEIDQLRKRIHDLETLDPSLADKLARRSNAMDDIEKGLSDFGNSMESLFNSGMRKMGLE comes from the coding sequence ATGTCCACGAAACGCTTTTTGCCCGCTCTGCTGGCCGCCCTGCTGCTGGCCGCTCCCGCCATGGCAGCCGAACACGCTCCGGGGTTCGAAGCCTGCATCAAAAAAAATCCCAAAAGCTCGGATCAGAAACAGTGCCTGGATATGGAGCGTGATTACTGGCAGAAAAAGCTGGATACCCGTTATCAGGCCATGCAGGGCATCTGCAAAAAATTCTCCGGCCCCGAAGCGGAAAAACGCAGCACAGCCTGCCTGGAAGCCCTGGAAGAGAGCCAGCACAGCTGGCTGGCGTACAAGGCCAGCATGCGTCCTGTGGCCGAGAACTATCCCAACAGCCAAAGCGCCATGGAGAACCTGGCCTGGTTCGAGATCGACCAGCTGCGCAAGCGCATCCACGATCTGGAGACCCTCGACCCCTCGCTGGCTGACAAGCTGGCCCGCCGTTCCAATGCCATGGATGACATCGAGAAGGGGCTGTCGGATTTTGGCAACAGCATGGAATCCCTGTTCAATTCCGGCATGAGGAAAATGGGCCTGGAGTAG
- a CDS encoding cupin domain-containing protein — protein sequence MDSLLTLPDDIHLPGMPEHFTALLTSDSGLLVERIVSWGHVTPEGQWYDQEKDEWVLLLEGAARLGFDDGREVSLERGQCLLLPKHVRHRVLETSKPCVWLAIHAPQLRPQEADGTLACPQG from the coding sequence ATGGATTCTTTGCTCACGCTGCCGGATGACATCCATCTTCCCGGCATGCCGGAACATTTCACGGCTCTGCTCACCTCAGACAGCGGGCTGCTGGTGGAGCGCATCGTTTCCTGGGGCCATGTGACGCCGGAAGGCCAGTGGTACGATCAGGAAAAAGACGAATGGGTCCTGCTGCTGGAAGGCGCCGCCCGGCTGGGCTTTGACGATGGCCGTGAAGTATCCCTGGAACGCGGCCAGTGTCTGCTATTGCCTAAGCATGTGCGCCATCGTGTACTGGAGACCAGCAAGCCCTGTGTCTGGCTGGCCATCCACGCGCCGCAGCTGCGCCCGCAAGAAGCCGACGGCACGCTCGCCTGTCCGCAGGGATAG
- a CDS encoding MATE family efflux transporter, translating to MSQNRASMLDRPVAQTFFRYGLPWSAAFLLLSSAGLVDTIFIGRYVGAQALAAVNIVSPVFSIFFGMGVMLSVGGTVRSAHHVGRGDLRAASAVFGRTMLLILLAGLVLALLSLLFRPLLLTLLGADGDVMRPAHQYLTTILLFSPVLPASYALSQFARVDQHPTLASLGLILSAAVNIFLDYLFIARFGWGVQGAALATGLGFSCTLLLFLIHFLSRRALLRLTLKGCGWREILRASLNGSAESINEISVGSIILLINHLMMARFGSSGVAAFTVVSYGSWFGLTLAYGLSDTLSPLVSANHAAGLRQRTHRFLHVALLSLLALGVVMFLVFSLYPQELARLFLPDNAAVGSLACDFIADFRWSFFFSGLNMGIACYLTGLNRSLQAVGMALSRSLVFPALFLSLFALWLEDEHIFWAIPLAEALTLLLGIGLLVHGRRRTGW from the coding sequence ATGTCCCAAAATCGTGCCAGCATGCTGGACCGCCCCGTGGCCCAGACCTTTTTCCGCTACGGCCTGCCCTGGTCCGCGGCCTTCCTCCTGCTTTCGTCCGCCGGTCTGGTGGATACCATTTTCATCGGTCGCTATGTCGGAGCCCAGGCTCTGGCAGCCGTCAATATCGTCAGCCCTGTCTTCAGCATTTTTTTCGGCATGGGCGTCATGCTTTCCGTGGGCGGCACGGTCCGCAGTGCCCACCATGTGGGGCGTGGCGATCTGCGGGCCGCTTCGGCGGTCTTTGGCCGCACCATGCTGCTCATCCTGCTGGCCGGTCTGGTACTGGCCCTGCTCTCGCTGCTGTTCCGGCCGCTGCTGCTGACGCTGCTGGGAGCAGACGGTGATGTGATGCGGCCCGCACACCAGTATCTGACCACCATCCTGCTTTTCAGCCCTGTGCTGCCCGCCTCCTATGCCCTTTCGCAGTTCGCCCGGGTGGACCAGCATCCCACCCTGGCCTCTCTGGGGCTCATCCTGAGCGCTGCCGTCAATATCTTCCTGGATTACCTGTTCATCGCCCGCTTCGGCTGGGGCGTGCAGGGGGCGGCCCTGGCCACGGGACTGGGCTTCAGCTGCACCCTGCTCCTGTTCCTGATCCACTTCCTTTCCCGCCGTGCCCTGCTGCGCCTGACCCTGAAGGGCTGCGGCTGGCGGGAGATACTGCGGGCCAGCCTCAACGGTAGTGCGGAGAGCATCAACGAGATCTCCGTGGGCAGCATCATCCTGCTCATCAATCATTTGATGATGGCCCGCTTCGGCTCCTCCGGCGTGGCCGCCTTCACCGTGGTCAGCTACGGTTCGTGGTTCGGCCTGACCCTGGCTTACGGCCTCAGCGATACCCTGTCGCCCCTGGTCAGTGCCAACCATGCTGCCGGGTTGCGCCAGCGGACGCACAGATTCCTGCACGTCGCCCTGCTGAGCCTGCTGGCACTGGGCGTGGTCATGTTCCTTGTCTTCAGCCTCTACCCGCAGGAACTTGCCCGCCTTTTCCTGCCCGACAACGCCGCTGTGGGCAGCCTGGCCTGTGACTTCATCGCCGATTTCCGCTGGAGCTTTTTCTTCAGCGGCCTGAACATGGGCATCGCCTGTTACCTGACCGGGCTCAACCGCTCCCTGCAGGCTGTGGGCATGGCGCTGAGCCGCAGTCTGGTCTTTCCCGCCCTGTTCCTGAGCCTGTTCGCCCTCTGGCTGGAAGACGAGCATATCTTCTGGGCCATCCCCCTGGCCGAGGCCCTGACCCTGCTGCTGGGCATCGGCCTGCTGGTCCACGGTCGACGGCGTACCGGCTGGTAG
- the tsaA gene encoding tRNA (N6-threonylcarbamoyladenosine(37)-N6)-methyltransferase TrmO yields MSLPLFTCRPIGIIHTPHTDPAQTPRQPIHAADYTGRVEIFPEFMAGLEGLERFARIWLIFAFHRAEAPRLQVIPHGQTQERGVFTTRAPCRPSGIGMSLVPLLRRDGNILHVSHVDMLDGTPLLDIKPSSPDLDSGSLL; encoded by the coding sequence ATGTCGCTGCCCCTGTTCACCTGCCGCCCCATCGGCATCATCCACACCCCCCATACCGATCCGGCCCAAACGCCCCGTCAACCCATCCACGCCGCAGACTACACCGGCCGGGTGGAGATCTTTCCCGAATTCATGGCCGGGCTTGAAGGCCTGGAGCGCTTTGCCCGCATCTGGCTGATCTTCGCCTTCCACAGGGCGGAGGCTCCGCGCCTGCAGGTCATCCCGCACGGGCAGACGCAGGAACGCGGCGTCTTCACTACCCGTGCTCCCTGCCGTCCAAGCGGCATCGGCATGAGTCTGGTACCGCTGCTGCGCCGGGACGGGAACATCCTCCACGTCTCGCATGTGGACATGCTGGACGGCACGCCCCTGCTGGACATCAAGCCCAGCTCCCCCGATCTGGACAGCGGCTCGCTGCTGTGA
- the tnpA gene encoding IS200/IS605 family transposase, with the protein MGTKAHSLAHTKWLCKYHIVFTPKYRRKIIFAQLRESIKEILQCLCKYKGVEILEGHLMPDHVHMLVSIPPKISVANFMGYLKGKSSLMIFDKHANLKYKFGNRKFWAEGYYVSTVGLNEATIKKYIQDQERHDIMRDKLTSREYQDPFKG; encoded by the coding sequence ATGGGAACCAAGGCTCATAGCCTAGCGCATACGAAATGGTTGTGCAAGTATCATATCGTCTTTACTCCAAAATATAGAAGAAAAATAATCTTCGCACAGCTCCGTGAAAGTATAAAAGAAATTCTGCAATGCCTCTGCAAATATAAAGGGGTTGAGATTCTGGAAGGGCATCTGATGCCGGATCATGTCCACATGCTGGTGTCCATTCCTCCTAAAATCAGTGTGGCAAATTTCATGGGCTACCTGAAAGGGAAAAGTTCGTTGATGATATTCGATAAGCACGCAAACCTTAAATATAAGTTTGGCAACAGAAAATTTTGGGCCGAAGGATATTATGTCAGTACGGTGGGGCTTAATGAGGCAACGATCAAAAAATATATCCAGGATCAGGAACGTCACGACATTATGAGAGACAAGCTGACATCACGCGAATATCAAGACCCCTTTAAGGGGTAG
- a CDS encoding 4Fe-4S dicluster domain-containing protein, translating into MRIAIASGKGGAGKTSVAASLASVWDSPLVAVDTDVEAPNLHLFLPPQVEGSSKAWLEVPSLDLAACSKCGKCREICSFKAIASFAGNISIFPDMCHGCGGCFAVCADKALKPVGRELGELEHGTVLDGTVRFLMGRTRIGESMTPPLLRQLRARLDAMLAEIPADAILDAPPGVSCPAVTVTRDVDLILLVADPTPFGFHDFRLAHQAFLPLNKAMAVVINRAGAEGNADGDAAVRDYCREHGLPLLAELPFERAAAEQYANGRLLAALSPEWKQRFEHLRDALRRLGGEVCHA; encoded by the coding sequence ATGCGTATCGCCATTGCCAGCGGCAAGGGCGGGGCAGGCAAGACCAGCGTGGCGGCCTCCCTGGCCAGCGTCTGGGACAGCCCCCTGGTGGCCGTGGACACGGACGTGGAAGCGCCCAACCTCCACCTCTTCCTGCCGCCGCAGGTGGAGGGGAGCAGCAAGGCCTGGCTGGAAGTTCCTTCCCTCGATCTGGCCGCGTGCAGCAAGTGCGGCAAATGCCGCGAGATCTGCAGCTTCAAGGCCATCGCCTCCTTTGCCGGCAATATCAGCATCTTTCCCGATATGTGCCACGGCTGCGGCGGCTGTTTCGCCGTCTGTGCGGACAAGGCCCTCAAGCCCGTGGGTCGGGAGCTGGGCGAACTGGAACACGGCACGGTGCTGGACGGTACGGTCCGCTTCCTCATGGGGCGTACCCGTATCGGCGAATCCATGACGCCGCCCCTGCTGCGCCAGTTGCGGGCCCGCCTGGACGCCATGCTGGCTGAGATCCCGGCCGATGCCATCCTCGATGCGCCTCCCGGGGTCAGCTGTCCGGCGGTCACGGTCACCCGTGATGTGGATCTGATCCTGCTGGTGGCCGACCCCACGCCCTTCGGCTTCCATGATTTCAGATTGGCGCATCAGGCCTTCCTGCCCCTGAACAAGGCCATGGCCGTGGTCATCAACCGGGCCGGGGCCGAGGGCAATGCCGATGGTGACGCCGCGGTGCGTGACTACTGTCGCGAACACGGCCTGCCCCTGCTGGCGGAGCTGCCTTTTGAACGGGCCGCCGCCGAGCAATATGCCAATGGCCGTCTGCTGGCCGCGTTGTCCCCGGAATGGAAACAGCGTTTCGAACACTTGCGCGATGCCCTGCGCCGTCTGGGCGGGGAGGTGTGTCATGCGTGA
- a CDS encoding DUF134 domain-containing protein, whose translation MPRPRQCRYVATTPSVTYFKPRGIPMTALEEVCLGVEELEALRLADLEGLTGSEAACRMRVSRHTFGRTLAAARRTVALALVTGRALRIEGGHYALAEPDQRTADAKENTMQKIAISSEGPTLDDLVDPRFGRAGGFVVVDLPDMSVSYIDNGASQTMSMGAGIETAERVANAGVQVVLSGYVGPKAFDALKAAGIKVCQDVSGTVREAVERFQKGEFPFADAPNK comes from the coding sequence ATGCCGCGTCCCAGACAGTGCCGCTATGTGGCCACCACTCCCAGTGTCACCTACTTCAAGCCGCGGGGCATCCCCATGACGGCCCTGGAGGAAGTCTGCCTGGGCGTGGAAGAACTCGAAGCCCTGCGTCTGGCGGATCTGGAAGGTCTGACCGGTTCCGAGGCCGCCTGCCGCATGCGTGTGTCCCGGCATACGTTCGGCCGTACTCTGGCTGCTGCCCGGCGCACGGTGGCGCTGGCCCTGGTCACGGGCCGGGCCCTGCGCATCGAGGGCGGTCATTATGCCCTGGCCGAACCGGATCAGCGGACTGCGGACGCAAAGGAGAATACCATGCAGAAGATTGCCATTTCCAGTGAAGGCCCCACCCTTGACGATCTCGTCGATCCCCGTTTCGGTCGCGCGGGCGGCTTCGTGGTGGTGGATCTGCCGGACATGAGCGTGAGCTATATCGACAACGGCGCTTCCCAGACCATGAGCATGGGCGCCGGCATCGAGACCGCCGAACGTGTGGCCAACGCGGGCGTGCAGGTGGTGCTGAGCGGCTATGTGGGCCCCAAGGCTTTCGACGCCCTGAAAGCTGCGGGCATCAAGGTCTGCCAGGATGTGAGCGGTACCGTCCGGGAAGCGGTGGAACGCTTCCAGAAGGGCGAATTCCCCTTTGCTGACGCGCCCAACAAGTAG
- a CDS encoding outer membrane homotrimeric porin: MKKKLAVLLLAAGMLLGASGSASAIDFKVKGWWWMAFDYAHGGDFMGKTRAGANKTGSRHQGPHIPMDDFEAWNRLMFKLDAVVNENLSGTVMFEIGDQFWGQEATGGALGADGTVVEVKNAYIDWTVPNTDLKLRMGLQLVALPSFTFENNVFIDDVAGITASYACNENISLTGMWMRPYNDNYTQNAALNHNESNNYLDNMDLFALSLPMRFDGIRITPWAMMAGIGPNVMALTSANDPLTGVPRLGTNPAVINSQAGQTWGQLTSGMLPAAISTNDQRLRNDSYSTGVWAGLTGELTMLDPWRFAWDVNYGSVTGDKGYLNRSGWMVNALLEYKMDWATPGIYGWYSTGDDSNPHNGSERMPFISQVNIGGDSLSNFGFRSSPWVNNEGILGGNAVGLWGVGARLKDISFMDNLKSTLLVNFFGGTNDTKMASYILGRHNTDSSGRQVYRRWTDFNSNYGVYLTEADTGIEVNLNSQYKVYDNLTVLLELGYIHLWLDESKSVWGRSGGSPHNNLNYQDAWKASLGFQYSF; the protein is encoded by the coding sequence ATGAAGAAAAAATTGGCAGTTCTACTTTTGGCGGCGGGGATGCTCCTGGGAGCATCCGGTTCGGCATCCGCTATTGACTTCAAAGTCAAGGGCTGGTGGTGGATGGCCTTTGATTATGCTCACGGGGGTGATTTTATGGGCAAGACCCGTGCAGGAGCCAACAAGACCGGTTCCCGCCATCAGGGCCCGCATATCCCCATGGATGACTTCGAGGCCTGGAATCGTCTCATGTTCAAACTGGATGCCGTGGTCAATGAGAACCTCAGCGGCACGGTGATGTTTGAAATCGGTGACCAGTTCTGGGGGCAAGAGGCGACCGGTGGTGCCCTGGGCGCCGATGGCACCGTCGTAGAAGTCAAGAACGCTTATATCGACTGGACAGTACCCAATACCGACCTTAAGTTGCGCATGGGTCTGCAGCTTGTGGCCCTGCCCAGTTTCACCTTTGAAAACAACGTTTTTATCGACGACGTAGCCGGCATCACTGCCAGCTATGCCTGCAATGAAAATATCAGCCTTACCGGCATGTGGATGCGTCCCTATAACGACAATTATACGCAGAATGCTGCCCTAAACCATAACGAGTCCAATAACTATCTGGACAACATGGATCTTTTTGCCCTGAGCCTTCCCATGCGCTTTGACGGTATCCGAATCACGCCGTGGGCCATGATGGCCGGTATCGGTCCCAATGTCATGGCGCTAACCAGTGCCAATGATCCGCTTACCGGCGTACCGCGCCTGGGTACCAATCCTGCCGTCATCAACTCGCAGGCCGGACAGACCTGGGGACAGCTCACTTCCGGCATGTTGCCTGCGGCCATCAGTACCAACGATCAGCGCTTGCGTAACGACAGCTACTCCACAGGCGTCTGGGCCGGTCTAACTGGCGAATTGACGATGCTGGATCCCTGGCGCTTTGCCTGGGACGTGAATTACGGTTCCGTCACCGGTGACAAGGGCTACCTCAACCGTTCGGGCTGGATGGTCAACGCCCTGTTGGAATACAAGATGGACTGGGCCACACCTGGCATCTATGGCTGGTATTCCACCGGCGATGACAGTAATCCGCACAACGGTTCCGAGCGTATGCCCTTCATCTCCCAGGTGAACATCGGAGGGGACTCCTTGTCCAACTTTGGTTTCCGATCCTCTCCCTGGGTCAATAATGAAGGCATCCTCGGCGGTAACGCCGTAGGTCTGTGGGGCGTAGGGGCGCGCCTCAAAGACATCAGCTTCATGGATAATCTCAAGTCCACGCTGCTGGTCAACTTCTTTGGTGGTACCAATGATACCAAGATGGCCTCCTACATCCTTGGGCGCCACAATACCGACAGCTCCGGCCGTCAGGTCTATCGCCGCTGGACCGATTTCAACTCCAATTACGGGGTATACCTGACCGAAGCCGATACCGGTATCGAAGTCAACCTGAATAGCCAGTACAAGGTCTACGACAATCTGACTGTACTGCTGGAACTGGGCTATATCCATCTCTGGCTGGATGAAAGCAAGTCTGTCTGGGGCCGTAGCGGCGGCTCCCCGCATAACAATCTCAACTATCAGGATGCTTGGAAAGCCAGCCTGGGCTTCCAATACTCCTTCTAG
- a CDS encoding NifB/NifX family molybdenum-iron cluster-binding protein yields the protein MSFLLAVPSCMPGGLDAQMGMHFGHCDIYTIVEIEDNAIKAVGTLENVPHQQGGCMAPVQHLASHGVKALLAGGMGMRPLMGFQQVGVNVFFAGQYPTVGAAVQAFLEGKLPPFTMDFTCGGGGHH from the coding sequence ATGAGCTTTCTTCTTGCCGTGCCTTCCTGCATGCCTGGCGGTCTCGATGCCCAGATGGGCATGCACTTCGGCCATTGTGACATCTACACCATCGTGGAAATCGAAGACAACGCCATCAAGGCCGTGGGCACGCTGGAAAACGTGCCTCACCAGCAGGGCGGCTGCATGGCTCCCGTGCAGCACTTGGCCAGCCACGGCGTGAAAGCCCTGCTGGCTGGCGGCATGGGCATGCGTCCGCTGATGGGCTTCCAGCAGGTGGGCGTCAACGTCTTCTTCGCCGGTCAGTACCCCACCGTGGGCGCTGCCGTGCAGGCCTTCCTGGAAGGCAAGCTGCCTCCCTTCACCATGGACTTCACCTGCGGTGGCGGCGGCCATCACTAG
- the ftsZ gene encoding cell division protein FtsZ: MSQSIVDDIDITLGNNAKLKVIGVGGGGGNAVQNMITSGLQGVQFICANTDMQALSRNNAPVKIQLGEKLTKGLGAGANPAVGREAALESVNAIREAIGDADMVFVTAGMGGGTGTGAAPVVAQTAKEMGALTVGVVTKPFSFEGARRRRFAEEGLEEFKQHVDCLITIPNDRLLAFAPKKTPFSAMLQKANDVLFYAVKGISDVILADGMINLDFADVRTTMSESGMALMGTGVAAGENRAREAAQRAINSPLLEDVSLESAKAVLYNITASMDISTDEIAEIGDIIADATPEDTNIIFGVVYDENIGDELRLTVIATGIDPSATVVQPVAEPVKSSSVTKFPGSQAAQAARPMEAPQAPAYEQPRPRPVRQRGDWIPQNSYPQGGYGPYSAQDQFEKPTYLRTGATLGQQPMPRRQHNPGHEDFTYSEEDFEIPTFIRTQAD, translated from the coding sequence ATGTCACAATCCATTGTTGATGATATCGACATCACGCTGGGCAATAATGCCAAGCTTAAGGTCATCGGTGTAGGCGGTGGCGGCGGCAACGCCGTGCAGAACATGATCACTTCCGGTCTGCAGGGGGTGCAGTTCATCTGCGCCAATACCGATATGCAGGCCCTGAGCCGCAACAACGCCCCGGTCAAGATCCAGCTGGGCGAAAAGCTCACCAAGGGCCTGGGGGCCGGTGCCAACCCCGCCGTGGGCCGTGAGGCCGCCCTGGAAAGCGTCAATGCCATCCGGGAAGCCATCGGCGATGCCGACATGGTCTTCGTGACCGCCGGCATGGGCGGTGGTACGGGGACGGGGGCCGCGCCCGTCGTGGCCCAGACCGCCAAGGAAATGGGCGCTCTGACCGTGGGTGTCGTCACCAAACCTTTCTCTTTTGAAGGGGCCCGCCGCCGTCGCTTTGCCGAAGAAGGTCTGGAAGAGTTCAAGCAGCATGTGGACTGCCTGATCACCATCCCCAACGACCGTCTGCTGGCCTTCGCTCCCAAGAAGACTCCCTTCTCTGCCATGCTGCAGAAAGCCAACGACGTGCTCTTCTATGCCGTCAAGGGTATTTCCGACGTCATCCTGGCCGATGGTATGATCAACCTCGACTTCGCCGACGTGCGCACCACCATGTCCGAATCCGGCATGGCCCTGATGGGCACCGGTGTGGCCGCCGGTGAGAACCGCGCCCGCGAGGCCGCCCAGCGCGCCATCAACAGCCCGCTGCTGGAAGACGTGTCGCTGGAAAGCGCCAAGGCCGTGCTGTACAACATCACGGCGTCCATGGACATCTCCACCGACGAGATCGCCGAGATCGGCGACATCATCGCCGATGCCACGCCCGAAGATACCAACATCATCTTTGGTGTGGTCTATGACGAGAACATCGGCGACGAACTGCGTCTGACCGTCATCGCTACGGGTATCGATCCCAGCGCCACGGTGGTGCAGCCCGTGGCCGAGCCCGTGAAAAGCTCCAGCGTGACCAAATTCCCCGGCTCGCAGGCGGCCCAGGCTGCCCGCCCCATGGAAGCGCCGCAGGCTCCTGCCTATGAGCAGCCCCGTCCGCGTCCCGTGCGCCAGCGTGGAGACTGGATCCCCCAGAACTCCTATCCGCAGGGGGGATACGGTCCCTATTCCGCCCAGGACCAGTTCGAGAAACCGACCTATCTGCGCACCGGCGCCACGCTGGGCCAGCAGCCCATGCCCCGGCGCCAGCACAACCCCGGTCATGAGGACTTCACCTACAGTGAAGAAGACTTCGAGATTCCTACGTTCATCCGCACTCAGGCCGACTAG
- a CDS encoding thioredoxin family protein yields MFTPIDDANYEATLQGCEAGVALFYKKLCPHCKNMEKVLEKFASLAAGVSLFSMDIEENPAAAQVFDAQRAPTILVIKNGKVSGKKAGLMNPKEMLAFYKAN; encoded by the coding sequence ATGTTTACTCCCATTGACGACGCAAACTACGAAGCGACCCTGCAGGGGTGCGAGGCTGGTGTGGCACTCTTTTATAAAAAGCTCTGTCCCCACTGCAAAAACATGGAAAAGGTGCTGGAAAAGTTTGCGTCCCTGGCAGCGGGTGTCAGCCTTTTCAGCATGGATATCGAGGAAAACCCCGCCGCTGCGCAGGTCTTTGATGCACAGCGGGCCCCTACCATCTTGGTAATCAAAAACGGCAAGGTGAGCGGGAAAAAAGCCGGACTCATGAATCCCAAGGAAATGCTCGCCTTCTATAAGGCTAACTGA